One genomic region from Leguminivora glycinivorella isolate SPB_JAAS2020 chromosome 8, LegGlyc_1.1, whole genome shotgun sequence encodes:
- the LOC125229215 gene encoding putative fatty acyl-CoA reductase CG5065 yields MVINNRMEKWSVREWYSGRGVLVTGGAGFMGKVLVEKLLRAAPDVGRVFLLLRPNKGKTVQQRLDDMLRSPMFNRIRNERKEVLEKLVPIQGDITFEDLGMSSEDMEEVVSEVSVVFHLAASLRLEAPLADNAALNLAGTRHALAAARRLPHLAVFVHVSTAFCYPEYKVLDEKIHSPPAEPDDVLRLCEWLDARQLALLEPTLLGAHPNTYTYTKRLAESLVHAAYPELSCVIARPSIVCPAVSEPLPGWVDSLNGPVGILLGACKGVIRSMLCDARAVIPIIPVDYVINGLLALAAIEGNKQTRSKDIPIYNLNSGDKKSTTWGEVLLMGRKYHLKHPLAWPLWYPHLKLTTNRFVHETRRFLFHLAPAYLIDFLRLLACQKRVMVKIQEKVTIGLNGLQFFTMREWHFPCTNFDSIPAILSEEDNKLLPTHEDFDGQQYMNNTIEAGRVYCFKEDPAKVPFNRMYINFLLVLDTLAKVALGGAAAWALAAWGPAPAPLFNHVPLLGRAFQPSN; encoded by the exons ATGGTTATCAATAAT AGGATGGAGAAGTGGTCGGTGCGCGAGTGGTACTCGGGGCGGGGCGTGCTGGTGACGGGCGGCGCGGGCTTCATGGGCAAGGTGCTGGTGGAGAAGCTGCTGCGCGCCGCGCCCGACGTGGGTCGCGTCTTCCTGCTGCTGCGCCCCAACAAGGGCAAGACGGTGCAGCAGCGGTTGGACGATATGCTGCGCTCACCG ATGTTCAACAGAATTAGAAACGAACGAAAAGAAGTGCTCGAAAAACTGGTTCCAATCCAGGGAGACATAACTTTCGAGGACTTGGGAATGTCTAGCGAGGACATGGAGGAGGTGGTCTCGGAGGTGTCGGTGGTGTTCCACCTGGCCGCGAGCTTGCGGCTGGAGGCGCCGCTGGCGGACAACGCGGCGCTCAACCTGGCGGGCACGCGGCACGcgctggcggcggcgcgccggCTGCCGCACCTCGCCGTCTTCGTGCACGTCTCGACCGCCTTCTGCTACCCGGAGTATAAAGTGTTGGACGAaaag ATTCATAGTCCCCCAGCGGAGCCGGACGACGTGCTGCGGCTGTGCGAGTGGCTGGACGCGCGGCAGCTGGCGCTGCTGGAGCCGACGCTGCTCGGCGCGCACCCCAACACCTACACCTACACCAAGCGGCTCGCCGAGAGCCTGGTGCACGCCGCCTACCCGGAGCTGTCCTGCGTCATCGCCAGACCCTCCATCG TGTGCCCCGCGGTGTCGGAGCCGCTGCCGGGCTGGGTGGACAGCCTGAACGGGCCGGTGGGCATCCTGCTGGGCGCGTGCAAGGGCGTGATCCGCTCCATGCTGTGCGACGCGCGCGCCGTCATTCCCATCATCCCCGTGGACTACGTCATCAACGGCCTGCTCGCGCTCGCCGCCATCGAGGGAAACAAACAAACGAG GTCAAAAGATATACCTATCTACAATTTGAATTCGGGAGACAAAAAGTCAACAACTTGGGGTGAAGTGCTACTTATGGGGAGAAAGTACCACCTGAAGCACCCCCTAGCGTGGCCTTTATGGTACCCCCACCTGAAGCTCACCACCAATCGCTTCGTGCACGAAACTAGGCGATTTCTCTTCCATCTAGCGCCGGCATATTTGATCGATTTTCTGCGTTTACTCGCATGCCAGAAACGAGT CATGGTAAAGATACAGGAGAAGGTCACAATTGGACTGAACGGGTTGCAATTCTTCACCATGCGGGAGTGGCACTTCCCTTGCACCAACTTCGACTCCATCCCCGCCATACTGTCGGAGGAGGACAACAAGCTGCTCCCCACGCACGAGGACTTCGACGGGCAGCAGTACATGAACAACACCATCGAGGCCGGCCGCGTCTACTGCTTCAAGGAGGACCCCGCGAAGGTGCCGTTCAACAGAATGTACATCAACTT TTTACTGGTGCTGGATACGCTAGCGAAGGTGGCGctgggcggcgcggcggcgtgGGCGCTGGCGGCGTGGggcccggcgccggcgccgctcTTCAACCACGTCCCGCTCCTCGGCAGGGCATTTCAACCATCCAACTGA